One genomic window of Streptococcus mitis includes the following:
- a CDS encoding DUF2335 domain-containing protein, producing MDTENKELIEVNNIVDEVERLPHEQRQVVLQKLEIYQGDLPHPDILKGYQELYPDAAQKIIDNGIAESQHRREMEDKYLSGNISSHKLGQLFGFLIALVVIIGGIYLIATDKQIAGSVLTGTTALGLIGLFTGNSQNKNKDKE from the coding sequence TTGGATACCGAGAATAAAGAATTGATTGAAGTCAATAATATTGTTGATGAAGTCGAGCGCTTACCACATGAACAGCGTCAAGTAGTTCTGCAGAAGTTGGAAATCTATCAAGGTGATCTACCACATCCAGATATCCTCAAAGGATATCAAGAGCTATATCCTGATGCTGCACAAAAGATTATTGATAATGGTATTGCAGAAAGCCAACATCGTAGAGAGATGGAAGATAAATACTTATCAGGGAATATCTCTTCTCATAAATTAGGACAGCTATTTGGTTTTTTAATCGCCCTCGTTGTTATTATTGGTGGAATTTATTTAATAGCTACAGATAAACAAATTGCAGGTAGTGTTTTAACTGGAACTACTGCACTAGGGCTAATTGGTTTGTTCACAGGGAATAGTCAAAATAAAAACAAAGACAAAGAATAG
- a CDS encoding Nramp family divalent metal transporter, protein MSSHKKVSLSEINQSIDTPNNNHFWQNLNAFLGPGALVAVGYMDPGNWITSVVGGASYKYSLLFVILISSLIAMQLQQMAGKLGIVTQMDLAQATAHHSPKWLRYSLWVILELALMATDLAEVLGSAIALNLLFKIPIMIAILLTVLDVFLLLLLMKFGFKKIEAIVTTLILTILAIFTYLVALSHPSFQGIVEGYLPNATLFESPLPGHESQLTLALGIVGATVMPHNLYLHSSLSQTRKINHKDKDDVRKAVRFMTWDSNLQLSLAFVVNSLLLILGAALFFGHASEISAFSQMYNALQDSTIAGAIASSTLSTLFALALLASGQNSTITGTLTGQIVMEGFLHMRLPQWFIRLATRLFALLPVMIVAVLFGHQEKTLDQLLVYSQVFLSIALPFSIFPLIYLTSKKSLMGEFTNAKWNTILGYIVSIILTILNVKLLFDIF, encoded by the coding sequence ATGTCTTCTCATAAAAAAGTGTCACTCTCTGAGATTAATCAATCTATCGATACTCCAAATAACAATCATTTCTGGCAAAATTTAAATGCCTTTTTAGGTCCGGGTGCTCTTGTCGCAGTTGGTTATATGGATCCAGGAAACTGGATTACCAGTGTAGTCGGTGGTGCTTCCTATAAGTATAGTCTCTTGTTTGTTATCTTGATTTCATCTCTCATTGCCATGCAACTTCAGCAGATGGCAGGAAAGCTTGGTATTGTAACCCAGATGGACCTGGCTCAAGCAACGGCTCATCATTCACCTAAATGGCTTCGTTATAGTCTATGGGTGATTTTAGAATTAGCCTTGATGGCGACAGATCTGGCAGAAGTTCTAGGTTCAGCGATTGCTCTCAATCTTCTCTTTAAGATTCCGATTATGATAGCAATTCTCTTGACCGTGTTGGATGTTTTTCTCTTATTGCTTCTGATGAAATTTGGCTTTAAGAAGATTGAAGCTATTGTGACAACACTGATTTTAACCATTCTAGCAATTTTTACCTATCTGGTAGCTTTGTCACATCCAAGCTTCCAAGGAATCGTTGAGGGTTATCTACCGAATGCAACCTTATTTGAAAGTCCCTTGCCAGGGCATGAAAGTCAATTAACCTTGGCACTAGGGATCGTGGGAGCAACGGTTATGCCCCATAACCTCTATTTGCATTCTTCCTTGTCTCAAACTCGGAAAATCAATCACAAGGACAAGGATGATGTTCGAAAAGCGGTGCGCTTTATGACCTGGGATTCAAATCTCCAATTATCCTTGGCCTTTGTGGTTAACTCCCTTCTATTAATTCTCGGGGCGGCTCTCTTTTTCGGCCATGCATCTGAGATTTCTGCCTTCTCTCAAATGTATAATGCCTTGCAGGATTCTACTATTGCAGGAGCTATAGCTAGCTCGACCTTATCAACCTTGTTTGCCTTGGCTTTATTAGCCAGTGGTCAAAATTCGACAATTACGGGTACCTTGACTGGACAAATCGTTATGGAAGGTTTCTTGCATATGAGATTACCTCAATGGTTCATTCGTTTGGCAACTCGTCTCTTTGCCTTGTTGCCTGTCATGATTGTAGCGGTTCTGTTTGGTCATCAGGAAAAAACATTGGATCAGTTATTGGTTTATTCACAAGTCTTTCTTTCGATTGCTCTTCCATTTTCAATCTTCCCACTGATTTATCTAACTTCTAAGAAATCACTGATGGGAGAATTTACCAATGCCAAATGGAATACCATCCTTGGCTATATCGTTTCCATTATCTTAACAATTCTCAATGTGAAATTGTTATTTGATATTTTCTAA
- a CDS encoding IS1182 family transposase, which translates to MLDNQLTMDVSPYSSLYDIVVPKNHFLRQLTELCDFSFIYDELEKNYRPDFGRKAYSPIMMFKYLLLKDIYKLSDVDVVGRSLSDMAFKFFLGLAPEDSVIEPSSLTKFRKLRIKDDKLLDVLIQKSVQIALEHNLIKSKILIVDATHTKSHYNHKKPQEILRERSKALRKTIYQHSEDIKIEFPKKPQEDNLEAELTYTEELMAVVEKHEELLALPAVSQKFNYLKEAVEDDLEHLEASVKEEARLGHKTADSSFYGYKSHIAMTDERIITACVVTSGEQSDGKYLPELYAKTKENSLDIETIIGDAAYSGKDNIQLARKEKIHLVSKLNPSVSKGYRKEEDAFEFNKDAGLFVCPEGHMAVRKARTGKKYQNKNQVVTHYFDIEKCKSCLSKEGCYKEGAKSKTYSIAIKSDDHLFQKKFQETPYFKEMARHRYKIEAKNAELKQRHGFDVARASGLFSMELQAATTIFVVNMKRIMTLINTK; encoded by the coding sequence ATGCTTGATAATCAGTTAACTATGGATGTCAGTCCTTATTCTAGTTTGTATGATATCGTGGTTCCTAAAAACCACTTTTTACGTCAGCTAACTGAACTCTGTGATTTTAGCTTTATTTATGATGAACTAGAAAAGAATTATCGTCCCGATTTTGGGCGTAAAGCTTATTCACCGATTATGATGTTCAAATATCTCTTGTTAAAAGATATTTATAAGTTATCAGATGTAGATGTGGTAGGACGTTCCTTGTCAGATATGGCCTTTAAATTTTTTCTTGGTCTAGCTCCTGAAGATTCTGTTATCGAGCCATCCTCTCTGACAAAATTTAGAAAGCTAAGAATTAAAGATGACAAACTGCTTGATGTATTGATTCAGAAGTCTGTTCAAATTGCACTCGAACATAACTTGATTAAGAGTAAAATCCTCATTGTGGATGCCACTCACACCAAATCTCATTATAATCATAAGAAACCCCAAGAAATCCTTAGAGAGCGTTCAAAAGCTTTACGTAAAACAATTTATCAACATTCAGAAGATATCAAAATAGAATTTCCAAAGAAACCTCAAGAAGATAACCTCGAAGCAGAGTTGACCTATACAGAGGAGTTAATGGCTGTGGTTGAAAAACACGAGGAACTCTTAGCCCTACCGGCTGTTTCTCAAAAGTTCAATTACCTAAAAGAGGCTGTCGAGGACGACTTAGAACATTTGGAAGCTTCTGTTAAGGAGGAGGCTAGGCTCGGACATAAGACAGCCGACAGCTCTTTCTATGGATATAAAAGTCATATCGCTATGACGGATGAACGGATTATTACTGCTTGTGTGGTTACTTCTGGTGAACAAAGCGATGGGAAATATTTACCTGAATTATATGCCAAAACAAAGGAAAATAGTCTGGACATCGAGACTATTATTGGTGATGCGGCTTATTCAGGAAAGGACAACATTCAACTAGCTCGCAAAGAAAAGATTCATTTGGTTTCAAAACTGAATCCTTCTGTTTCAAAAGGTTACCGTAAAGAAGAGGATGCGTTTGAATTTAATAAAGATGCAGGGCTATTTGTCTGTCCAGAAGGACACATGGCTGTTCGCAAAGCAAGGACAGGGAAAAAATATCAAAATAAGAATCAAGTTGTCACTCATTACTTTGACATTGAGAAGTGCAAGAGTTGCCTTTCCAAGGAAGGATGTTATAAGGAGGGGGCAAAGTCTAAAACTTATTCAATAGCCATTAAGAGTGACGACCATCTTTTCCAGAAGAAATTTCAGGAAACACCTTATTTTAAAGAAATGGCCAGACATCGCTATAAAATCGAAGCAAAGAATGCCGAACTAAAACAGAGACATGGCTTTGATGTCGCGAGAGCATCGGGTCTTTTCAGCATGGAGTTACAGGCAGCAACAACCATTTTCGTGGTCAATATGAAACGAATTATGACCTTAATAAATACAAAATAA
- a CDS encoding DeoR/GlpR family DNA-binding transcription regulator, giving the protein MLKTERKQLILEELNQHHVVSLEKLVSLLETSESTVRRDLDELEAENKLRRVHGGAELPHSLQEEETIQEKSVKNLQEKKLLAQKAASLIKEQDVIFIDAGTTTAFLIHELVNKNITVVTNSIHHAAQLVEKQIPTVMVGGSVKMATDASIGGVALNQINQLHFDRAFIGMNGVDDGYYTTPDMEEGAVKRAILENAKQTYVLVDSSKIGQTCFAKVAPLKRAIVITSQGHELLQAIKEKTEVIEV; this is encoded by the coding sequence GTGTTAAAAACAGAGCGGAAACAACTGATTTTAGAGGAGTTAAATCAACATCATGTAGTTTCTCTAGAAAAATTAGTTAGTTTGCTAGAGACCTCAGAATCAACGGTTCGAAGAGACTTGGATGAGTTGGAAGCGGAAAACAAGCTTCGTCGCGTGCATGGTGGAGCAGAATTGCCCCATTCCTTGCAGGAAGAAGAAACCATTCAAGAAAAATCTGTCAAAAACCTTCAAGAAAAGAAGTTGCTGGCTCAGAAAGCAGCCTCTCTCATTAAGGAACAAGATGTCATCTTTATCGATGCTGGAACAACAACTGCTTTTTTGATCCATGAATTGGTCAATAAGAATATTACTGTTGTGACAAATTCGATTCACCATGCCGCACAGTTGGTTGAAAAGCAGATTCCAACTGTCATGGTTGGAGGAAGTGTCAAGATGGCAACAGATGCTAGCATCGGGGGCGTTGCTCTTAACCAGATTAACCAATTGCACTTTGACCGTGCCTTTATCGGGATGAATGGTGTGGACGATGGCTATTATACGACTCCTGATATGGAGGAGGGGGCTGTGAAGCGTGCTATTTTAGAAAATGCAAAACAGACCTATGTCTTGGTGGATTCGTCAAAAATTGGACAAACTTGCTTTGCCAAGGTAGCACCACTCAAACGAGCTATTGTTATCACAAGTCAAGGGCATGAGCTCTTGCAGGCTATTAAGGAGAAAACGGAGGTAATAGAAGTATGA
- the pfkB gene encoding 1-phosphofructokinase: MIYTVTLNPSIDYIVRLDQVQVGSVNRMDSDDKFAGGKGINVSRVLKRLDIPNTATGFIGGFTGKFITDTLAEEEIETCFVQVAEDTRINVKIKADQETEINGTGPNVEPAQLEELKDILSSLTAEDTVVFAGSSAKNLGNVIYKDLITLTRQTGAQVVCDFEGQTLIDSLDYQPLLVKPNNHELGAIFGVKLESLDEIENYARQLLAKGAQNVIISMAGDGALLVTSEGAYFAKPIKGTVKNSVGAGDSMVAGFTGEFVKSKDAVEAFKWGVACGTATTFSDDLATAEFIKETYEKVEVEKR, from the coding sequence ATGATTTATACAGTCACACTCAATCCATCCATTGACTATATCGTTCGTTTGGACCAAGTCCAAGTTGGTAGTGTCAATCGTATGGACAGTGATGATAAGTTTGCTGGTGGGAAAGGAATCAATGTCAGCCGTGTCTTGAAACGTTTGGATATACCAAATACAGCGACGGGATTTATCGGAGGCTTTACTGGTAAATTTATCACAGATACCCTTGCAGAGGAAGAAATCGAGACATGTTTTGTCCAAGTGGCAGAAGATACTCGTATCAATGTTAAAATCAAAGCAGACCAAGAAACAGAAATCAACGGAACGGGTCCAAATGTGGAACCAGCTCAGCTAGAAGAATTGAAAGATATTTTGTCTAGTTTGACTGCAGAAGACACGGTTGTATTTGCGGGTTCAAGTGCTAAAAATCTAGGCAATGTTATCTATAAGGATTTGATTACCTTGACGCGTCAGACGGGTGCGCAAGTGGTTTGTGACTTTGAAGGACAGACCTTGATTGATAGTTTGGACTACCAGCCGCTTTTGGTCAAACCAAACAATCATGAACTGGGAGCTATCTTTGGAGTGAAACTCGAAAGTTTAGATGAAATCGAGAACTATGCTCGTCAGTTACTGGCCAAAGGAGCTCAAAATGTCATTATCTCCATGGCTGGGGACGGTGCCCTTCTTGTCACATCTGAGGGAGCTTATTTCGCAAAACCTATCAAGGGAACAGTCAAAAATTCAGTTGGTGCTGGTGATTCTATGGTTGCCGGATTCACAGGTGAATTTGTCAAATCTAAAGATGCAGTAGAAGCCTTCAAATGGGGAGTGGCTTGCGGAACGGCAACCACCTTCTCAGATGACTTGGCAACAGCAGAATTTATTAAAGAAACATATGAAAAAGTTGAGGTAGAAAAACGATGA
- a CDS encoding fructose-specific PTS transporter subunit EIIC, with amino-acid sequence MKIQDLLRKDVMLLDLQATEKTAVIDEMIKSLTDHGYVTDFETFKEGILAREALTSTGLGDGIAMPHSKNAAVKEATVLFAKSNKGVDYESLDGQSTDLFFMIAAPEGANDTHLAALAELSQYLMKDGFADKLRQVTSADQVIELFNQASEKTEEPVQVPANNSGDFIVAVTACTTGIAHTYMAQEALQKVAAEMGVGIKVETNGASGVGNQLTAEDIRKAKAVIIAADKAVEMDRFDGKPLINRPVADGIRKTEELINLALSGDAEVYRAANGAKASTASNEKQSLGGAFYKHLMSGVSQMLPFVIGGGIMIALAFLIDGALGVPNENLGNLGSYHELASMFMKIGGAAFGLMLPVFAGYVAYSIAEKPGLVAGFVAGAIAKEGFAFGKIPYAAGGEATSTLAGVSSGFLGALVGGFIAGALVLAIKKYVKVPRSLEGAKSILLLPLLGTILTGFVMLAVNIPMAAINTAMNDFLGGLGGGSAVLLGIVLGGMMAVDMGGPVNKAAYVFGTGTLAATVSSGGSVAMAAVMAGGMVPPLAIFVATLLFKDKFTKEERNSGLTNIIMGLSFITEGAIPFGAADPARAIPSFILGSAVAGGLVGLTGIKLMAPHGGIFVIALTSNALLYLVSVLVGAIVSGVVYGYLRKPQA; translated from the coding sequence ATGAAAATTCAAGACCTATTGAGAAAAGATGTTATGTTGCTGGATTTGCAAGCAACTGAAAAAACAGCTGTCATCGACGAGATGATTAAAAGTTTGACAGACCACGGTTATGTGACAGATTTTGAAACCTTTAAAGAAGGAATTTTGGCGCGTGAAGCTCTCACTTCTACAGGTTTGGGTGATGGTATCGCAATGCCTCACAGCAAAAATGCTGCTGTCAAAGAAGCGACAGTTCTCTTTGCCAAGTCAAACAAGGGTGTTGACTACGAGAGCTTGGATGGACAATCAACTGACCTCTTCTTTATGATTGCAGCTCCAGAAGGTGCCAATGATACTCACTTGGCAGCCTTGGCAGAATTGTCTCAATACTTGATGAAAGACGGTTTTGCTGACAAACTTCGTCAAGTAACATCAGCTGACCAAGTTATCGAACTTTTTAACCAAGCTTCAGAAAAAACTGAAGAGCCTGTTCAAGTACCTGCTAATAACTCGGGTGACTTTATCGTAGCTGTTACAGCTTGTACAACAGGTATTGCCCACACTTACATGGCTCAAGAAGCTCTTCAAAAAGTAGCTGCTGAAATGGGTGTTGGGATCAAGGTTGAGACTAATGGTGCTAGCGGTGTTGGAAATCAACTAACTGCAGAAGATATCCGCAAGGCTAAAGCTGTTATCATCGCAGCAGACAAGGCCGTTGAAATGGATCGTTTCGATGGCAAACCATTGATCAATCGTCCAGTTGCTGACGGTATCCGTAAAACAGAAGAATTGATTAACTTGGCTCTTTCAGGAGATGCTGAAGTCTACCGTGCTGCTAATGGAGCAAAAGCTTCGACAGCAAGCAACGAAAAACAAAGCCTTGGTGGTGCCTTCTACAAACACTTGATGAGTGGTGTATCTCAAATGTTGCCATTCGTTATAGGTGGTGGTATCATGATTGCCCTTGCCTTCTTGATTGACGGTGCTTTGGGTGTTCCAAATGAAAATCTTGGTAATCTTGGTTCCTACCATGAGCTAGCTTCTATGTTTATGAAAATTGGTGGAGCTGCCTTTGGTTTGATGCTCCCAGTCTTTGCAGGTTATGTTGCCTACTCTATCGCTGAAAAACCAGGTTTGGTAGCAGGTTTCGTGGCTGGTGCTATTGCCAAAGAAGGTTTTGCCTTTGGTAAAATTCCTTATGCCGCAGGTGGTGAAGCAACTTCAACTCTTGCAGGTGTCTCATCTGGTTTCCTAGGTGCCCTTGTTGGTGGATTTATCGCAGGTGCTTTAGTTCTTGCTATCAAGAAATACGTTAAAGTTCCTCGTTCACTCGAAGGTGCTAAATCAATTCTTCTCTTGCCACTTCTTGGAACAATCTTGACTGGATTTGTCATGCTAGCTGTGAATATCCCAATGGCAGCAATCAATACTGCTATGAATGACTTCCTAGGCGGTCTTGGAGGAGGTTCAGCTGTCCTTCTTGGTATCGTCCTTGGTGGAATGATGGCTGTTGACATGGGTGGACCAGTTAACAAAGCGGCTTATGTATTTGGTACAGGTACGCTTGCAGCGACTGTTTCTTCAGGTGGTTCTGTGGCTATGGCAGCAGTTATGGCTGGAGGAATGGTGCCACCACTTGCCATCTTTGTCGCAACTCTTCTCTTTAAAGACAAATTTACTAAGGAAGAACGCAACTCTGGTTTGACAAACATCATCATGGGCTTGTCATTTATCACTGAGGGAGCGATTCCGTTTGGTGCAGCTGACCCAGCTCGTGCGATCCCAAGCTTCATCCTTGGTTCAGCAGTAGCAGGTGGACTCGTTGGTCTTACTGGTATCAAACTAATGGCGCCACACGGAGGAATCTTCGTTATCGCCCTTACTTCTAATGCTCTTCTTTACCTCGTGTCTGTCTTGGTAGGAGCAATCGTAAGTGGTGTAGTCTATGGTTACCTACGCAAACCACAAGCATAA
- a CDS encoding DNA translocase FtsK yields MANKNTSKTRRRPSKAELERKEAIQRMLISLGIALLLIFAAFKLGAAGITLYNLIRLLVGSLAYLAIFGILLYLFFFKWIRKQEGLLSGFFTIFAGLLLIFEAYLVWKYGLDKSVLKGTMAQVVTDLTGFRTTSFAGGGLIGVGLYVPTAFLFSNIGTYFIGSILILVGALLVSPWSVYDIAEFFSRGFAKWWEGHERRKEERFVKQEEKARQKAEEEARLEKEEAEKALLDMPPVDMETGEILTEDVVLDVPSVPEEEWVEPEIILPQAEHEFPEHEEVFDDEDVQVDFSAKEALEYKLPSLQLFAPDKPKDQSKEKKIVRENIKILEETFASFGIKVTVERAEIGPSVTKYEVKPAVGVRVNRISNLADDLALALAAKDVRIEAPIPGKSLVGIEVPNSEIATVSFRELWEQSQTKAENLLEIPLGKAVNGTARAFDLSKMPHLLVAGSTGSGKSVAVNGIIASILMKARPDQVKFMMVDPKMVELSVYNDIPHLLIPVVTNPRKASKALQKVVDEMENRYELFAKVGVRNIAGFNAKVEEFNAQSEYKQVPLPLIVVIVDELADLMMVASKEVEDAIIRLGQKARAAGIHMILATQRPSVDVISGLIKANVPSRVAFAVSSGTDSRTILDENGAEKLLGRGDMLFKPIDENHPVRLQGSFISDDDVESIVNFIKAQADADYDESFDPGEVSENEGEFSDGESGGDPLFEEAKALVIETQKASASMIQRRLSVGFNRATRLMEELEMAGVIGPAEGTKPRKVLQQ; encoded by the coding sequence ATGGCAAACAAGAATACAAGTAAAACAAGACGGAGACCGTCTAAAGCAGAACTCGAAAGAAAAGAAGCGATTCAACGAATGTTGATTTCGTTGGGAATCGCCCTTTTATTGATTTTTGCAGCCTTTAAATTAGGGGCTGCAGGTATCACCCTTTACAATCTAATTCGCTTGCTGGTAGGTAGCCTAGCTTATTTGGCAATATTTGGTATCCTGCTCTATCTCTTCTTCTTCAAGTGGATACGAAAACAGGAAGGACTCTTATCAGGATTTTTCACCATATTTGCTGGCTTACTCTTGATTTTTGAGGCCTACTTGGTTTGGAAATATGGTTTGGACAAGTCGGTCTTAAAAGGAACTATGGCTCAGGTTGTGACTGATTTGACTGGTTTTCGAACGACCAGTTTTGCTGGTGGAGGCTTGATTGGTGTTGGACTCTATGTGCCAACAGCCTTTCTCTTCTCAAATATCGGTACTTACTTTATTGGTTCTATCTTGATTTTAGTGGGTGCTCTCCTAGTCAGTCCTTGGTCTGTTTACGATATTGCTGAATTTTTCAGTAGAGGCTTTGCCAAATGGTGGGAAGGGCATGAGCGTCGAAAAGAGGAACGATTTGTTAAACAAGAAGAAAAAGCTCGCCAAAAGGCTGAGGAAGAGGCTAGATTAGAAAAAGAAGAGGCTGAAAAAGCCTTACTCGATATGCCTCCTGTTGATATGGAAACGGGTGAAATTCTGACAGAAGATGTTGTTCTTGACGTTCCATCTGTTCCGGAAGAAGAGTGGGTAGAACCAGAAATCATCCTGCCTCAAGCTGAACATGAATTCCCTGAACATGAGGAGGTCTTTGATGATGAAGATGTACAAGTTGATTTTTCAGCCAAGGAGGCTCTTGAATATAAACTTCCAAGCTTACAACTCTTTGCCCCAGATAAACCAAAAGACCAGTCGAAAGAGAAGAAGATTGTTCGAGAAAATATCAAAATCCTAGAAGAAACCTTTGCTAGCTTTGGTATCAAGGTAACGGTTGAACGGGCTGAAATTGGGCCGTCAGTGACCAAGTATGAAGTCAAGCCAGCAGTCGGTGTACGGGTTAACCGCATTTCCAATCTAGCAGATGACCTCGCTCTAGCCTTGGCAGCCAAGGATGTCCGAATTGAAGCACCAATTCCTGGGAAATCCCTGGTCGGAATCGAAGTACCCAACTCTGAAATTGCGACAGTTTCTTTCCGCGAACTATGGGAACAATCTCAAACGAAAGCAGAAAATCTCTTAGAAATTCCTCTAGGAAAGGCAGTTAATGGCACCGCAAGAGCTTTTGACCTTTCCAAGATGCCCCACTTGCTAGTTGCAGGTTCAACGGGTTCAGGGAAGTCAGTAGCTGTTAACGGCATTATCGCTAGCATCCTCATGAAGGCGAGACCTGACCAAGTTAAATTTATGATGGTCGATCCCAAGATGGTTGAGTTGTCTGTTTACAATGATATTCCCCACCTCTTGATTCCAGTCGTGACCAATCCACGTAAGGCCAGCAAGGCTTTGCAAAAGGTCGTGGATGAAATGGAAAATCGTTATGAACTCTTTGCCAAGGTGGGAGTTCGGAATATTGCAGGTTTTAATGCCAAGGTAGAAGAGTTTAATGCTCAGTCTGAGTACAAGCAGGTTCCGCTACCACTCATTGTTGTAATTGTGGATGAGTTGGCTGACCTTATGATGGTAGCCAGCAAGGAAGTGGAAGATGCTATCATTCGTCTCGGACAGAAGGCGCGTGCTGCAGGTATCCACATGATTCTTGCAACCCAGCGTCCGTCCGTTGACGTCATTTCTGGTCTGATCAAGGCCAATGTCCCATCTCGTGTTGCTTTCGCAGTTTCATCAGGAACAGACTCCCGTACTATTTTAGATGAAAATGGAGCTGAGAAACTGCTTGGACGTGGAGATATGCTCTTTAAACCAATCGATGAAAATCATCCAGTTCGTCTCCAAGGATCCTTTATCTCGGATGATGATGTTGAAAGCATCGTAAACTTTATCAAGGCTCAGGCAGATGCGGACTACGATGAGAGTTTTGATCCAGGTGAGGTTTCTGAAAATGAAGGAGAATTTTCAGATGGTGAATCTGGTGGTGACCCGCTCTTTGAAGAAGCCAAGGCTTTGGTCATTGAGACCCAGAAAGCCAGCGCATCTATGATTCAGCGTCGTTTGTCAGTTGGATTTAACCGTGCGACCCGCCTTATGGAAGAACTTGAGATGGCAGGTGTCATTGGCCCAGCTGAAGGTACCAAACCAAGAAAAGTTTTACAACAATAA
- a CDS encoding DUF6556 family protein, protein MSNYRRTSKPKTEHIKKGFTVFQKTVATIGSILGLITASITIMNALDNNKNTKKEPTTSQTTTIVKEIQKESPQENTSPNKENNTTQEKTQQEETPKSSVKEEKKEEQKAATQESTTPAPSKPTTENEKQSNTPTSENKTNQ, encoded by the coding sequence ATGTCTAATTATCGTAGAACTTCAAAACCAAAAACAGAACACATCAAAAAAGGCTTTACAGTCTTTCAAAAAACCGTTGCTACTATCGGTAGTATCCTCGGCTTAATTACCGCAAGTATCACTATCATGAACGCCTTGGATAATAACAAAAATACTAAAAAAGAACCTACGACAAGCCAGACGACAACAATTGTCAAAGAAATTCAAAAGGAATCCCCTCAGGAAAACACCAGCCCTAATAAGGAAAATAACACTACCCAAGAAAAAACACAACAAGAAGAAACGCCAAAATCTAGCGTCAAGGAAGAGAAAAAAGAAGAGCAGAAAGCAGCAACTCAGGAATCTACTACTCCTGCTCCAAGTAAGCCTACTACTGAAAATGAAAAACAGTCCAATACCCCAACTTCGGAAAATAAAACTAATCAATAA
- a CDS encoding cysteine desulfurase family protein has translation MIYFDNSATTKPYPEALETYMQVASKILGNPSSLHRLGDQATRILDASRQQIADLIGKKSDEIFFTSGGTEGDNWVIKGVAFEKAQFGKHIIVSAIEHPAVKESALWLKSQGFEVDFAPVDNKGFVDVEALSDLIRPDTTLVSVMAVNNEIGSIQPIQAISELLADKPTISFHVDAVQALAKIPTEKYLTERVDFATFSSHKFHGVRGVGFVYIKSGKKITPLLTGGGQERDYRSTTENVAGIAATAKALRLSMEKLGFFTSKTGQMKAVIRQALLDYPDIFVFSDEEDFAPHILTFGIKGVRGEVIVHAFEDYDIFISTTSACSSKAGKPAGTLIAMGVDKDKAQSAVRLSLDLENDMSQVEQFLTKLKLIYNQTRKVR, from the coding sequence ATGATTTACTTTGATAATTCGGCGACGACCAAGCCCTATCCTGAAGCCCTTGAAACCTATATGCAGGTGGCTTCAAAAATTTTAGGAAATCCATCTAGTCTCCATCGTTTGGGAGACCAGGCAACACGAATCTTAGATGCTTCTCGTCAACAGATTGCAGATTTAATCGGTAAGAAAAGTGATGAAATCTTCTTTACTTCTGGTGGGACAGAAGGAGATAACTGGGTTATCAAGGGTGTGGCCTTTGAAAAGGCTCAGTTTGGAAAACACATCATTGTATCAGCCATTGAACATCCGGCAGTCAAAGAGTCAGCCCTCTGGTTGAAAAGTCAAGGATTTGAAGTAGATTTTGCTCCAGTTGATAACAAAGGATTTGTAGATGTTGAAGCGTTATCAGATTTGATAAGACCTGATACGACCCTCGTTTCCGTCATGGCTGTGAACAATGAAATCGGCTCGATTCAACCTATTCAAGCTATTTCAGAACTATTGGCAGACAAGCCAACTATTTCCTTCCACGTTGATGCGGTTCAGGCACTTGCCAAGATTCCGACTGAAAAGTATCTGACAGAACGAGTGGATTTTGCGACTTTCTCTAGTCACAAGTTTCACGGAGTTCGAGGTGTTGGATTTGTCTATATCAAGTCTGGCAAGAAGATTACGCCTCTGTTGACTGGTGGTGGTCAGGAGCGTGATTATCGTTCAACAACTGAAAATGTGGCAGGAATTGCAGCGACAGCCAAGGCTCTCCGTTTGTCTATGGAAAAGCTAGGTTTCTTTACTAGCAAGACTGGGCAGATGAAGGCAGTGATTCGCCAAGCCCTTCTGGACTATCCAGATATTTTTGTCTTTTCAGATGAGGAAGACTTTGCCCCTCATATTCTGACTTTTGGAATCAAGGGTGTTCGTGGTGAAGTCATCGTTCACGCCTTTGAAGACTATGATATTTTTATCTCAACGACCTCTGCTTGTTCGTCAAAGGCAGGAAAACCAGCCGGAACCCTGATTGCTATGGGAGTGGACAAGGATAAGGCTCAGTCAGCTGTGCGTTTAAGCCTAGACCTTGAAAATGATATGAGTCAGGTCGAGCAGTTTTTGACCAAGTTAAAATTAATTTACAATCAAACTAGAAAAGTAAGATAG